The Streptomyces cathayae DNA segment CGACGATCTGGCCGTGGTGCGCGAGCGACGTCTCGTTGGGCCGCTCACAGCCCGTGGCCGGCCCACCCGAGACCTGCAGCGCGGCGGACACGATCCCGGAGAGGTGCTCCAGCATGCGGTTGCCGGCGACCTGGATGAGCAGCGAATGGAACTCGCAGTCGGCCCGGGCGAAGGTCAGCGCGTCCCCCTGCCCCATCGCGTGGCCCATGATCTCCACCATGTCGGACAGACGCTGCTGAACGTCCTCACGTCCGTGCCCGGCGGCGAGACGGGCGGCCAGCGGCTCGATCGTCCAGCGCAGCTCGCAGAGCTCACGGCGCTGGTCGTCCCGCTGAGGCCCGAAGGCCCGCCACTCGATGATGTCCGCGTCGAGGAGGTTCCAGTCGCTGACCGGGCGCACGCGCGTACCGACGTTCGGGCGGGCACTGACCAGCCCCTTGGCCTCCAGGACACGGAGCGATTCACGGACGACCGTGCGGGAGACCTCGAAGCGCTGGCCGATCTCCTCGGGAACCAGGGGGCGGTCGGCTCCCAGATCGCCCGAAACGATCATCTGACCCAGCTGCTGGACGAGTTGACCGTGCAGCCCGCGCCCACGGCTGCCCGCGGTGCGGCGGCCCGCGCGGCCCAGTTCGGGGTCGGTGTCCCAGACAGGGGCCCCGGCGCGGCCGCCGACGGGTGTGTCGGCATAGGGGTAGCGGTCGATTTCGCCCGGGTTCGCGAGGCCGGAGTCTGCGGAGCGGGCGGTGGTCATCATGGTGTGCGCAAGGGTACTCACGCATCTTTTGTCGGCGCGGCTCCCAACTCCCTTGAGGAGTTTGGTGAAAAGCACACGAAAGGGTGATCGCTCACCCCGTCGCAATTGACGCCTTATCGGAAAGAAGTGGGCTCCCTCCGGGGAGTTGTCGGCACGGGCGGATCGATCGAGTCACGGTCGGTCGTCAACGGGCCCTGTTCCGCAAGGATGTGAACAGATACAGGCAAAGCAACACCCCCAGTGACAACGCCAGGGCGCCGCCCACAGGCTGGGCGAACATCCGCAACGCGCCCTCCAGATGACGCTCACCCCCGAAGGGCCACTGGAGCGGGAACATTTCACGCAGCCGCAGCGGCAACCCCGCCGCGCTCCGCGCCGACGGCCCGCTGACCGCCTTCCGCAGCAGGGGCACGACGAGGAGGGGGACGGCGACGACCACGGCGAGCCCGGCGGTGGTGGACCGGAAGATCCCCGCCGCCAGCACCCCGGTCCAGGCGCACCCGATCGCAAGTCCGAGCCAACTCACCCCGAGCGGGAACCAGTCGCCGGGGACTTCGACGAGTTCCCGGCCGTACACGAGATAGAGCACTTCGGCGTCGCACCCGATCGTCAGCACGGCCAGCACCAGCGCGGTGGCCGAGGCGACGAGGAGTTTCGCGCCCAGCAGCCCCAGGCGCCGGGGCACGCTGCCCCGGTCCGCCGCCAGAGCGGGGTGGCGGAACTCGTCGCCGGAGGCCAGCGCGCCGAGCAGTCCCGCCCCGAAGGCCGCGGGCGGCAGGGGCAACTCCCTGGGCCACGCCGCGAGCAGCCGCGGCTGCGGGGTGTGCCCGGTGCGGGCCAGCAGTACCGCGGTGAGCATGGACACCGCGAGCACGACGGCGCCGACGAGGAACCCGGTACCGACGCCGGTGACCCGACGGATCTCGTAACGCACCGGACGGAGGGGGCGGGGGGCGGGACGGACCGAGATGGGAGGCGGCAGACCGACCGAGGACTCCCGGAGACGGTCTCCGCCACCGGCACGGGGCCCGGCCGGGTCCTTGGCGGCGGAGGGCAGCGGGTCGGAGGACGGTCCGACGGCGGGGTGCGTCTCACCGGCAGGGGACGG contains these protein-coding regions:
- a CDS encoding FadR/GntR family transcriptional regulator, producing MSTLAHTMMTTARSADSGLANPGEIDRYPYADTPVGGRAGAPVWDTDPELGRAGRRTAGSRGRGLHGQLVQQLGQMIVSGDLGADRPLVPEEIGQRFEVSRTVVRESLRVLEAKGLVSARPNVGTRVRPVSDWNLLDADIIEWRAFGPQRDDQRRELCELRWTIEPLAARLAAGHGREDVQQRLSDMVEIMGHAMGQGDALTFARADCEFHSLLIQVAGNRMLEHLSGIVSAALQVSGGPATGCERPNETSLAHHGQIVEALAGGDGEAAEAAMSQLLMVHPVVPAPREH